TCACGAGTTCAATCGTATCCGGTCTGGTTGGTATCAAGACGTAGACACCTACGATGCTCTCCTCCAGAACAGCGACATAGCAATGACCTCTTTGTAAATAATCCTCCACCAATCTGACAGAGGGGTCAGCCAATAAGAGTAAATCCATTGGTGGTTGTTCCTGTGCTGCAAGCTTGCGAATTTCCATCCGTGTTTCTCCTCCGATTCAAGTTGTTACTGGCTTTTGCAATGGAGCTGTTTCGTAGTTGACAACCAGGTTCTTTTCGTACGTAAAGATATGCCGACAAGGTTCAGCATCTTCCAACATGTATGGTAAAAATATGGGAAGGTTTTCTGGGACGCCAGCATTGTCAGGGTCCAAGATCCACGCTAGCTCTTTCCAGTCAAGGATGCCTTCTTCCACTACCTGTGGAGTTTGAGAGCGCTCGTAGTCTTCCGGAAGATGAGCGAGAAATGCATACATACCGCCTGTTTCAACTCCATCGACCAGCCAAGAGACAATTCCTTTGTAGCAAGCGGTTTCTAGTAAAATGCCCGTCTCTTCCCGAACCTCGCGAAGGACACTGTCCAGTGGAGTCTCTCCGTGCTCCAGCTTACCGCCTACGCCATTCCAAAGCCCCATTAACGGTGATTTGTTGCGATTCAGCATGAGTATTCCATTTCTATGTTTGAGAAAGCATATGGTATAGCGATACATGTTATCCCTTTCCTTTTTGTTGCAGTCGACTTCTTTAACACGACCATTGTATCAAATGAGTGCAATCATCAGTTATTTTTATTTGGTTTTCCAAAAGAAGTTTTGTAATATTTCGTTATAATAACAAAGAAGAGTGGAAGGATGAATAGGGGGTTCGTTCAAGATGGGAAACAATGAAAAGGTAGAAGGGCTAACAATAGAGGAGTGGAAAATGAAATATCCGCTTCTCCATAACATGATGGAGACAGAAGAAGTTTTCTGGACGAACCCATGCTATGATGAGATCGCAAAAGCAACACTCTCCGTTTCGCCAGAGGAAGTCCAGGATGCAGAAGAACGCTTGCGGCGTTTTGGCTCGTTCATTCAAGTGGCTTTTCCCGAGACGAAAGAATCTGGCGGACTAATCGAGTCTCCACTTGTACCGATTAAAGAGATGCAAAAGTACCTGGAGTCTCGTTTTGCATTGAATATACAGGGGAATCTCTGGTTAAAATGCGACAGCCATTTGCCTATTGCAGGGTCGATCAAAGCGCGTGGCGGTATCTACGAGGTGCTGGCACATGCAGAAGAATTGGCTCAAAAGCACCAGATGCTGCAACCGGACAATGATTATGCTATTTTGGCCTCGGAAGCGTTCCGCGAACTATTTTCCCGTTATTCCATTGCAGTAGGCTCGACAGGAAATCTCGGTTTGAGCATCGGGATCATCAGCGCAAAGCTCGGTTTTCAAGTCACCGTACACATGTCAGCAGACGCTAAAGTATGGAAAAAGGAATTGCTGCGGGCAAAAGGGGTCCATGTAGTTGAATACGCATCGGATTATGGGAAAGCGGTGGAAGAGGGCAGAAAGCAGGCGGAGGCCGATCCGAATTGTTATTTCATCGATGATGAGAACTCCAAGCGTCTATTCCTCGGCTATGCGGTAGCAGCCGGACGATTAAAGAAACAGGTAGAGGAGCAGCAGATTACAGTTGATAGCGATCACCCGCTGTTTGTCTACCTGCCGTGTGGGGTAGGGGGAGGTCCTGGCGGTGTGGCGTACGGATTGAAGCTTATCTACGGAGACAATGTTCATTGCTTTTTTGCGGAACCTACTCATTCTCCCTGCATGCTACTAGGTTTAATGACAGGACTGCATGACAAAGTTTCCGTTCAAGACTTTGGAATCGATAACAAGACAGAGGCGGATGGTCTGGCTGTTGGGCGTCCTTCTCGATTTGTAGGAAAAATGATGGAGGACTTGCTGAGTGGCGTGTTTACAGTGGACGACGAAGAGCTATATGCTTTGTTGCGTGCCTTGCGCGATCACGAGTCCATTCGATTGGAGCCGTCCGCATTGGCTGGAATGCCAGGACCTGTTCGATTGTTTCAGGAGACAGGACGTCATTATTTGGCAAAGCAAGGTCTAATGGAAAAAATGAAAAAAGCGACCCACATCGTATGGGCGACGGGTGGGAGTATGGTGCCTGGTAATATTCAAGAAGAATATTATGCGAAAGCTCTGGGTGAGAATGGAAAAAGATAACACGTTGCTTGTGAATACATAATATTTATTATGTCAACTCGATTCTATTTTCACATTCTTGCCTTATTCATAAGCATCGAAATGTTGCAGAAAGCCCGGAGCACTTCTCCGGGCTGTTGCTCATTCATTTCAAAGTCTTCTGGGTCTTGAAAATAATAAACGTTGGTCTTCTTACTTCTGAAATCTGATGCGGTTGCAAGCGGAGTCCTTCTGACGTGCAGGTTGGCTCGATGATCTCTTGCAGGGTAAGTCCGGCTCGGATTAACGTATTGACGGCAGTGGACATGGAGCGGTGGTAAAAAAGGGCCTTTCTGCCGTTCATCATGTACATTTCACGTTCTCCATCTTCCAGGTAGTTGTCCAAGGGCCAGAAATGCTTCTGTCCTTCTTCGTCGCGTACCCAGCCCTCGACCTTTTTGCGAGCGGTAATATGCGGATGGAGGGTAGAGTAAACGAAATGTCCTCCGTTGCGCAAGGCGCGGCTTACTTTGTTGATCACGTGCTCATAGTCACGAACGTAGTCCATGACGAGAGAGCTCGTTATTAGATCGTAGTCATGATCAGCAAGCGCAATGTCCTCCAGGGACCCATGCAGATATCGAATGTTTCTATGACTGTTATTCGTTTGCGCATACTCCAGCATATTGTGGGAGAGATCAACACCAATCACTTCACGTGCTCCTTGCTCCACACAGTACCTGGCAAACTGTCCGCCACCACACCCGAGGTCGAGTACACGCAATCCTTTTAGGGAGGGGAGGCATCCGCGAAAGGCAGGCTGTTCGATAATGTCATTCTCCGATTGACCGGACAGACGCAGTTTTTGATAGTCCTGATAAAAATCCGGTTGATCGTACAGATTTTGTTTCATCCTCTATCACCCGTTTCCAATTTTTCTCGGATTCCCTATTATGGATAAAGGATGATCATGATGTCAATTATTCGTTTAAAACGATTGAAAATGAGAGCAGGAGTTTGCTTTTTTTACGAGAATTAGTGAGAGACAACCCATTTTCGCGATTCCGTCCGCTTTGCTGTGACGGTTTTTTTCTGTAAGAAGATTTGGTTTCGGTATTTTTGGGCGAGACTGAAATCGAAGGAGGGATAGACGTGGACCAAATACTTCAACTGATCAAAGATTACTGGCCGATTGCGCTAGGTATCATAATCATCATCATGGCTGCCCAATGGGTGGTGCGAAGTATCATTCGAATCATTTCGCTTGCAGCTATTATTGGTGTTGTGCTCGTGTTGTTTTTCCAATTCAGTCCTGAAGAAGTGATCCAAATGGGACGCCAGGCAGCCGTAGCGACACAGGAAGTCGTCGATAAGACGATTACTCCGGTATTGGACAAAGAGCTTAAGGATGCGGATATTTCTTTCAAGGAAGATGGCACCTATGAAGTGAAGACAACGAGTATTCGTATCGTAGGGAAAAAAGGCGAATCCAAAGCGACTGTTTATTACAAGGATGAGGAATGGGAAGTAAATATCGGTCAATTGAGCAAGCTGTTCCAGGACCGACTCGGTAAAGCGGAGCAAGAAAGCAAGACCATGTAGAAAAAGAAAAACGCATGGGGCCAAAAAGGTCTCATGCGTTTTTTGCTGGATAGGAGAGTATTTCCTTTACACGGTAGTCATACTCGGCGCTACACGCAGTCGAGTTGCTTGCTCATAAGCGTAGGCCAGGCGAAGAAGAGTAGGTTCCTGGAATGCCAAGCCAGTCAGCATGATGCCAAATGGTTTGCCAGCGGAAGTATAGCCAGCCGGAACCGTAATCGAAGGGTAACCAGCTTTGGCCGGGATAGCATAACCAGTACTGCCCGGGTACAAAAGGGCATCGAGTTTGTGCTCTTTCATGACTGCATCAAGGCCTTGTTTCTGTGACATTTCCAAATCGAACAGGCGATTAGCGAGATATTCAGGCTCTGTCAACGTACCACTTGTTTGCTCGGATTCTTCCAGCAGCTCTTGCCCATATAGCAGTGCTTGTTCCTCATGTGCCCGATTAAAAGTGATGACATCCTGTAAGGAGCGAATCGGGTAGGAGGCGGGTAAGGTTTTTAAGTATGCATTTACCCCAACCTTGAATTCATGTACGAGAACATGGATGTCCCAGTTGGCATTTTCTGTAGGAATGGTAACCGAATCTATGACAGTTGCACCAGCCTCTTTGAGCTTTTCTATAGCTGCTTCGTACAAGGCCATTTCTTCTTCTTCACACTCAGCCAAAAAACTGGAGCGTACAACGCCGATGCGCGCCCCCCGCAATCCATCTGCATCGAGGAAGGGGAGGTAATCGGGATGACTTAGACCTTCGCTTTTTCCAGTTACCGGATCATTTACATCGATACCAGTAAGCGCGCCAAGCAAAATAGCTGCATCTGTCACGGTTCTCGCCATGGGTCCGGCTGTGTCTTGGCTATGTGAAATCGGGATGATACCCGAACGGCTAATTAAGCCAACAGTAGGCTTGATTCCCACAAGAGAATTGTGCTCGGCTGGGTGGAGAATCGACCCGGAAGTCTCTGTGCCGACTGCCACAACGGCAAAACCTGCGGCAATCGCAGCAGCTGAACCGGAGCTAGACCCGCCTACATCGAGTACGCCAGGGCCGTATGGGTTCAACACTTGTCCACCGCGAGAGCTGTAGCCATCGGGCATATTATAGGAGACAAAGTTAGCCCATTCCGTTAGATTTGTTTTTCCTAAAATAACGGCGCCCGCCTCTCGGAGCTTTGTCACAACAAATGCATCCGCTGAGGCAAACGAATCAGCCAAAGCTAGGGCTCCAGCTGTCGTGTGCATCTTGTCAGAGGTCGCAATGTTATCCTTGATCAGTACAGGGATTCCATGAAGCGGTCCGCGACTGCCTGACACCGCTCGTTCCCGATCCAGTGACTCTGCGATCGCCAGTGCATCTGGATTTAGCTCACAAATGGCATTGATTCGGATGTCTTGTTTGTTGTAGGTGGCAATCCGCTGTAAAAAGGCGAGGGTAAGTTCCCGGGAAGTCGTGGTTCCAGCTGTCATTGCAGCTTGCCATTCGAGTATGCTCGTTTCATGAATCTCTGACATAATGTATCCCCTTTTACGAATGATTTGATTTTTATTATAGTACCAAATTCAGGTAAAGGGAAAGAGAGGGGAGTGTGAGCCTTTTGCCAATAAAAAAACAAGCTGACTCTACGAGAGAATCAGCTTGTCTGTGTTCGTACTATGCGTTTGATCCAGTGGCTTGCAGCTTCGCATTTTCTTCCGCTTCTACATAACGGTTGCGAGGGTGCTCACGGCATTCATCGGAGCAAGAACGCTTGAATTTTGTCTCGCATTCTGTGCAGCAGAAGTGCTGTTTGTTACAGAATGGGTTGGCGCAGTTTACATAGCGGTCTTCCACAGTCCCGCAGTAATGGCAACGGCCAATGACGACGTCTTCTTCTGTATGGTTGATCGGTACAGAGATGCGCTCGTCAAACACGTAGCATTTTCCATCCCACAGGCGTCCTTGGACCTCTGGATCTTTTCCATATGTGACAATTCCGCCCTCAAGGTGGTAAACATTTTCAAAACCTTGTTGCAGCAATATACCTGTCAACTTTTCGCAACGAATACCGCCTGTGCAGTAGGTGAGGACTTTTTTATCCTTGAATTGGCTCATGTTTTCACGAATCCACTCAGGGAACTCACGGGATGAATCCACTTCTGGGCGAATCGCACCACGGAAATGTCCCAAATCGTATTCGTAGTAGTTGCGACCGTCAAGGATCACGACGTCCTCTTCCTGCATCATTTCATACCATTCTTTTGGTTTCAGATAGGTGCCGACTAATTTATTCGGATCAACATCCTCTTCCAAACGCCAGGTTACAAGCTCTTTTTTCGGTCGCACAAACATTTTTTTGAACGCATGTTCTTCCGATTCATCTATTTTAAACCACATATCACTAAAACGTGGATCTTTTCGCACATATTCCATGTAGGCGTCGGTTTGCTCGATCGTCCCGGATACGGTTCCATTAATGCCTTCCGGAGCTACGATAATCCGCCCTTTCAGCCCGTTATCCTTGCAAAATTGCAGGTGCTCGGCTGCGTACTCCTCATAATTTTCAATAGGAGTATACTTGTAATACAACAAAATGCGATATGGTTTTTGTACTTGCAAGGTACAATTCCACCTTTCTTTTCAATTGTGATTTTAGATGCAACGGTGATTATACCACATTCCATTGTTAAAAGCGCTGAAAAAGAAAGGGATTTGTGAGGTTTTTA
This genomic stretch from Brevibacillus brevis harbors:
- a CDS encoding NUDIX hydrolase; the encoded protein is MYRYTICFLKHRNGILMLNRNKSPLMGLWNGVGGKLEHGETPLDSVLREVREETGILLETACYKGIVSWLVDGVETGGMYAFLAHLPEDYERSQTPQVVEEGILDWKELAWILDPDNAGVPENLPIFLPYMLEDAEPCRHIFTYEKNLVVNYETAPLQKPVTT
- a CDS encoding amidase family protein; its protein translation is MSEIHETSILEWQAAMTAGTTTSRELTLAFLQRIATYNKQDIRINAICELNPDALAIAESLDRERAVSGSRGPLHGIPVLIKDNIATSDKMHTTAGALALADSFASADAFVVTKLREAGAVILGKTNLTEWANFVSYNMPDGYSSRGGQVLNPYGPGVLDVGGSSSGSAAAIAAGFAVVAVGTETSGSILHPAEHNSLVGIKPTVGLISRSGIIPISHSQDTAGPMARTVTDAAILLGALTGIDVNDPVTGKSEGLSHPDYLPFLDADGLRGARIGVVRSSFLAECEEEEMALYEAAIEKLKEAGATVIDSVTIPTENANWDIHVLVHEFKVGVNAYLKTLPASYPIRSLQDVITFNRAHEEQALLYGQELLEESEQTSGTLTEPEYLANRLFDLEMSQKQGLDAVMKEHKLDALLYPGSTGYAIPAKAGYPSITVPAGYTSAGKPFGIMLTGLAFQEPTLLRLAYAYEQATRLRVAPSMTTV
- a CDS encoding D-serine ammonia-lyase; amino-acid sequence: MGNNEKVEGLTIEEWKMKYPLLHNMMETEEVFWTNPCYDEIAKATLSVSPEEVQDAEERLRRFGSFIQVAFPETKESGGLIESPLVPIKEMQKYLESRFALNIQGNLWLKCDSHLPIAGSIKARGGIYEVLAHAEELAQKHQMLQPDNDYAILASEAFRELFSRYSIAVGSTGNLGLSIGIISAKLGFQVTVHMSADAKVWKKELLRAKGVHVVEYASDYGKAVEEGRKQAEADPNCYFIDDENSKRLFLGYAVAAGRLKKQVEEQQITVDSDHPLFVYLPCGVGGGPGGVAYGLKLIYGDNVHCFFAEPTHSPCMLLGLMTGLHDKVSVQDFGIDNKTEADGLAVGRPSRFVGKMMEDLLSGVFTVDDEELYALLRALRDHESIRLEPSALAGMPGPVRLFQETGRHYLAKQGLMEKMKKATHIVWATGGSMVPGNIQEEYYAKALGENGKR
- a CDS encoding class I SAM-dependent methyltransferase; the protein is MKQNLYDQPDFYQDYQKLRLSGQSENDIIEQPAFRGCLPSLKGLRVLDLGCGGGQFARYCVEQGAREVIGVDLSHNMLEYAQTNNSHRNIRYLHGSLEDIALADHDYDLITSSLVMDYVRDYEHVINKVSRALRNGGHFVYSTLHPHITARKKVEGWVRDEEGQKHFWPLDNYLEDGEREMYMMNGRKALFYHRSMSTAVNTLIRAGLTLQEIIEPTCTSEGLRLQPHQISEVRRPTFIIFKTQKTLK
- a CDS encoding rhodanese-related sulfurtransferase, which encodes MQVQKPYRILLYYKYTPIENYEEYAAEHLQFCKDNGLKGRIIVAPEGINGTVSGTIEQTDAYMEYVRKDPRFSDMWFKIDESEEHAFKKMFVRPKKELVTWRLEEDVDPNKLVGTYLKPKEWYEMMQEEDVVILDGRNYYEYDLGHFRGAIRPEVDSSREFPEWIRENMSQFKDKKVLTYCTGGIRCEKLTGILLQQGFENVYHLEGGIVTYGKDPEVQGRLWDGKCYVFDERISVPINHTEEDVVIGRCHYCGTVEDRYVNCANPFCNKQHFCCTECETKFKRSCSDECREHPRNRYVEAEENAKLQATGSNA